The following are encoded together in the Bradyrhizobium genosp. L genome:
- a CDS encoding thiamine pyrophosphate-dependent enzyme: protein MTSTSGGEAIVNGLVAHGVDTVFGLPGAQIYGLFDAFHQAQLKVIGARHEQACGYMAFGYARSSGKPGVFSVVPGPGVLNASAALLTAFGCNEPVLCLTGQVPTQFLGKGRGHLHEMPDQLATLRTFVKWAERIEYPDNAPTMVSRAFQEMLSGRRGPASLEMPWDVFTQRAQVGTAKPFDPLPAPQPDPDRIKAAADLIKASKTPMIFVGSGAIDAREEIVELAEMIDAPVVAFRSGRGIVSNAHELGLTMAAAYKLWPKTDLMIGIGTRLELPTMSRWPYQPAGLKSVRIDIDPVEMRRVSTDVAVIADARAATSDLVAAVRKAGTSKTTGRRAAIREATSAAEHEIQRIQPQMAYLKILREVLPANAIVTDELSQVGFASWYGFPIYEPRTFVTSGYQGALGSGFPTALGAKVANPTKPVVAITGDGGFMFGVQELATAVQFKIGVVTLVFNNNAYGNVRRDQSERFDGRIVASDLVNPDFVKLAESFGAGAARVTSPDHFRPALEKALADGGPYVISVEVPTGSEVSPWAFIHPAKNI, encoded by the coding sequence ATGACCTCAACATCCGGCGGCGAAGCGATCGTCAACGGTCTCGTCGCTCACGGCGTCGACACCGTGTTCGGCCTGCCCGGCGCGCAGATCTATGGCCTGTTCGATGCGTTCCACCAGGCCCAGCTCAAGGTGATCGGCGCCCGCCACGAGCAGGCCTGCGGCTATATGGCGTTCGGCTATGCACGCTCGTCCGGCAAGCCCGGCGTGTTCAGCGTGGTGCCCGGTCCCGGCGTGCTCAACGCCTCGGCGGCGCTGCTCACCGCGTTCGGCTGCAACGAGCCGGTGCTGTGCCTGACCGGCCAGGTGCCGACGCAATTCCTCGGCAAGGGCCGTGGCCACCTGCACGAGATGCCGGACCAGCTCGCGACCTTGCGCACCTTCGTGAAATGGGCCGAGCGGATCGAATATCCTGATAACGCGCCGACGATGGTCTCGCGCGCATTCCAGGAGATGCTGTCCGGCCGGCGCGGCCCGGCCTCGCTGGAGATGCCGTGGGACGTGTTCACCCAGCGTGCCCAGGTCGGGACGGCAAAACCGTTCGATCCGTTGCCGGCGCCGCAGCCCGACCCGGATCGCATCAAGGCGGCCGCCGATCTCATCAAGGCGAGCAAGACGCCGATGATCTTCGTCGGCAGCGGCGCGATCGATGCGCGCGAGGAGATCGTCGAGCTCGCCGAGATGATCGACGCACCGGTGGTGGCGTTCCGCAGCGGCCGCGGCATCGTCTCCAACGCGCACGAGCTCGGGCTCACCATGGCCGCCGCCTACAAGCTCTGGCCGAAGACCGACCTGATGATCGGTATCGGGACCCGGCTGGAATTGCCGACAATGTCGCGCTGGCCCTATCAGCCGGCCGGCCTGAAAAGCGTCCGCATCGACATCGATCCGGTCGAGATGCGCCGCGTCTCGACCGACGTCGCCGTGATCGCGGATGCAAGGGCCGCGACCTCTGATCTCGTCGCCGCCGTCCGCAAGGCCGGCACCAGCAAGACCACCGGCCGGCGCGCAGCTATCCGCGAAGCGACGTCCGCGGCGGAGCACGAAATTCAGCGCATCCAGCCGCAGATGGCATATCTGAAAATCCTGCGCGAGGTGCTGCCGGCGAACGCCATCGTCACCGACGAGCTGTCGCAGGTCGGGTTCGCCTCCTGGTACGGCTTTCCGATCTATGAGCCGCGCACCTTCGTCACCTCGGGCTATCAGGGCGCGCTCGGCTCCGGCTTCCCGACCGCGCTCGGCGCCAAGGTCGCCAATCCGACCAAGCCGGTGGTCGCGATCACCGGCGACGGCGGCTTCATGTTCGGCGTGCAGGAGCTCGCCACCGCCGTACAGTTCAAGATCGGTGTCGTGACGCTGGTGTTCAACAACAACGCCTATGGCAATGTCCGCCGCGACCAGAGCGAGCGCTTCGATGGCCGCATCGTCGCCTCCGATCTCGTCAATCCTGATTTCGTCAAGCTTGCCGAGTCCTTCGGTGCCGGCGCCGCGCGGGTCACCTCACCCGACCATTTCCGCCCCGCGCTGGAGAAGGCATTGGCCGACGGCGGCCCTTATGTGATCTCGGTGGAAGTGCCGACGGGCTCCGAAGTCTCGCCGTGGGCGTTCATCCATCCGGCGAAGAATATCTGA
- the alkB gene encoding DNA oxidative demethylase AlkB, whose amino-acid sequence MTADLFETVGDARPSRETIAEGAVLLRGFARSFEAELIPALRAIVKQAPFRHLITPGGHRMSVAMTNCGSAGWVSDASGYRYDPIDPDTGKPWPAMPPVLSRLAAGAAAEAGFTGFAPEACLINRYVPGAKLSLHQDKDELDYGAPIVSVSLGLPATFLFGGLKRSDTPRRYRLEHGDVAVWGGPSRLFYHGVAPLADGEHGVLGRQRINLTFRKVR is encoded by the coding sequence GTGACTGCTGATCTGTTCGAGACTGTTGGAGATGCACGACCCTCGCGCGAGACGATTGCTGAGGGCGCGGTGCTGCTGCGCGGTTTTGCCAGATCATTCGAAGCCGAGCTGATCCCCGCGCTGCGCGCGATCGTGAAGCAGGCGCCGTTCCGGCACCTGATCACGCCGGGCGGCCACCGGATGTCGGTCGCGATGACCAATTGCGGCAGCGCAGGCTGGGTCTCCGACGCGAGCGGCTATCGCTATGACCCGATCGATCCGGACACCGGAAAGCCATGGCCGGCGATGCCGCCGGTGTTGAGCAGGCTCGCCGCCGGCGCTGCCGCTGAGGCCGGCTTCACCGGCTTCGCGCCGGAAGCCTGCCTGATCAACCGCTATGTACCGGGCGCCAAATTGTCGCTGCATCAGGACAAGGACGAGCTCGATTACGGCGCGCCGATCGTCTCCGTCTCGCTCGGGCTGCCGGCGACCTTCCTGTTCGGCGGCCTGAAGCGCAGCGACACGCCGCGCCGTTATCGCCTCGAGCACGGCGATGTCGCGGTGTGGGGCGGCCCCTCGCGGTTATTTTATCACGGCGTCGCGCCGCTGGCCGATGGCGAGCACGGCGTGCTCGGCCGCCAGCGCATCAATTTGACCTTCCGCAAGGTGCGCTGA
- a CDS encoding fumarylacetoacetate hydrolase family protein, translated as MRTPRLATYSVNGNVSYGALTDTGIVDLSSRFAKDYPTLREAIAAGALSKLAEEAAKRSPDHALDAVAWLPPIPAPEKIICIGVNYPDRNAEYKDGSDAPKYPSMFLRVPRSFVGHNTPVVRPRISPQLDYEGELVLVIGKPGRHIPESTALDHIAALTLCNEGTIRDWVRHAKFNVTQGKNFDSTGSLGPWIVPYTDEAQIADIRLTTKINGEVRQDDRTSRLIFGFRYLINYISTFTTLVPGDIIVTGTPTGAGARFDPPRYLKPGDTIEVEAEGVGTLRNGVVDEAN; from the coding sequence ATGCGCACACCTCGCCTCGCTACCTACTCCGTCAACGGCAACGTCAGCTATGGCGCCCTCACCGACACCGGAATCGTCGATCTCTCGTCGCGCTTCGCCAAGGACTACCCGACACTGCGCGAAGCGATCGCCGCCGGCGCGCTGAGCAAGCTCGCGGAGGAGGCGGCCAAGCGCTCGCCCGATCACGCGCTCGACGCGGTCGCCTGGCTGCCGCCGATCCCGGCACCGGAAAAAATCATCTGCATCGGCGTCAACTATCCGGACCGCAATGCCGAATACAAGGACGGCTCCGACGCGCCGAAATATCCCAGCATGTTCCTGCGGGTGCCGCGCTCCTTCGTCGGCCACAACACGCCCGTGGTGCGGCCGCGCATCTCGCCGCAGCTCGATTACGAGGGTGAACTGGTGCTCGTCATCGGAAAGCCCGGCCGGCACATTCCGGAAAGCACCGCGCTCGACCACATTGCCGCGCTCACGCTGTGCAACGAAGGCACCATCCGAGACTGGGTCCGCCACGCAAAATTCAACGTCACGCAGGGCAAGAATTTCGACTCCACCGGCAGCCTCGGCCCGTGGATCGTGCCCTACACCGATGAGGCACAGATCGCCGACATCCGCCTGACCACGAAGATCAACGGCGAGGTCCGGCAGGACGACCGCACCTCGCGGCTGATCTTCGGCTTCCGCTACCTCATCAACTACATCTCGACCTTCACGACCTTGGTGCCCGGCGATATCATCGTCACGGGCACGCCGACCGGCGCAGGCGCGCGGTTCGATCCGCCGCGTTATCTGAAGCCCGGCGACACGATAGAGGTCGAGGCCGAAGGCGTCGGAACTTTACGCAACGGCGTCGTCGACGAAGCCAACTAA
- the hpaD gene encoding 3,4-dihydroxyphenylacetate 2,3-dioxygenase, producing MPVPTHVFDPPFNIIRSSHAVLDVTDLEKSAAFYSDIVGLHIEDRDDKAVYLRACEEHQHHSVVLRKAPKAACNRLGFKVGNDTDLDKAAAFFSENGIAYAFSDQPFQGRTLQFTDPFGFQIELYATMEKRPHLLRRYDLYKGCHPQRLDHFNVFAAEVQDTVDFYARLGFRLTEYAEEDGDQGRIAAAWMHRKGNVHDFAITNGRGPRLHHIAYWTPTAMNIVHLCDVMASAGFLANIERGPGRHGISNAFFLYIRDPDGHRIELYTSDYFTGDLDHEPLRWSLRDPRRQTLWGAPAPRSWFEEGSPFAGQEVREPRFVAQVLVAD from the coding sequence ATGCCCGTTCCGACGCACGTCTTCGATCCGCCGTTCAATATCATCCGCTCCAGCCATGCCGTGCTCGACGTCACCGACCTCGAGAAGAGCGCGGCCTTCTATTCTGATATCGTCGGCCTGCACATCGAGGACCGCGACGACAAGGCGGTCTACCTGCGCGCCTGCGAGGAGCACCAGCATCACTCGGTGGTGCTGCGCAAGGCGCCAAAGGCCGCCTGCAACCGGCTCGGCTTCAAGGTCGGCAATGACACCGACCTCGACAAGGCCGCCGCATTCTTCTCAGAGAACGGCATCGCTTACGCCTTCTCCGATCAGCCGTTCCAGGGCCGCACGCTGCAGTTCACCGATCCGTTCGGCTTCCAGATCGAGCTCTACGCCACGATGGAGAAGCGCCCGCACCTGCTGCGACGCTACGACCTCTACAAGGGCTGCCATCCGCAGCGGCTCGACCATTTCAACGTGTTCGCGGCCGAGGTGCAGGACACCGTCGATTTCTACGCGCGGCTCGGCTTCCGCCTCACCGAATACGCCGAGGAGGATGGCGACCAGGGGCGCATCGCCGCCGCCTGGATGCATCGCAAGGGCAACGTCCATGACTTCGCCATCACCAACGGCCGCGGTCCGCGCCTGCACCACATCGCCTACTGGACGCCGACCGCGATGAACATCGTGCATCTCTGCGACGTGATGGCATCCGCCGGGTTCCTTGCGAATATCGAGCGCGGGCCGGGCCGGCACGGCATCTCCAACGCCTTCTTCCTCTACATCCGGGATCCCGACGGCCACCGCATCGAGCTCTACACCAGCGACTATTTCACCGGCGATCTCGACCACGAGCCGCTGCGCTGGTCGCTGCGCGATCCGCGCCGCCAGACATTGTGGGGCGCGCCGGCGCCGCGCTCCTGGTTCGAGGAAGGCTCGCCGTTCGCCGGCCAGGAGGTGCGCGAGCCGCGTTTCGTCGCCCAGGTGCTGGTTGCGGATTAG